A window of the Schlesneria paludicola DSM 18645 genome harbors these coding sequences:
- a CDS encoding protein-tyrosine phosphatase family protein has protein sequence MSLPILADTETKHSVAAMALPEKLGVHYLPNAYRITSNIISGGLPEGDVAFQELQELGVKTIISVDGMRPDVELAQKYGQRYVHLPHGYDGIPPQRAHELAKAITELPGPIYIHCHHGKHRSPTAAAVACIEAGFMPASVAESILKAAGTGQNYRGLWDSARRATRLTPEFIAQLKVDFVDVASVPPFAQAMVEMEHTFDRLKQTAAHDWRASAKSPDLAPSHEALILKEQFAEMRRLPALQTYPTHFQQYLEKSEQFTQTLEDALRDNSPSRANAAMAAITTTCIACHHEYRDAPRANEPK, from the coding sequence ATGTCACTTCCGATACTTGCCGACACCGAGACCAAGCACTCTGTAGCGGCGATGGCACTACCAGAGAAACTGGGCGTGCATTATCTGCCCAATGCCTATCGCATCACGTCGAACATCATTTCCGGTGGTCTTCCCGAAGGGGACGTTGCCTTCCAAGAACTGCAAGAATTGGGCGTCAAAACGATTATCAGCGTCGATGGAATGCGACCTGACGTCGAGCTGGCGCAGAAGTATGGACAGCGGTATGTCCATCTCCCTCATGGATACGACGGCATCCCACCGCAACGCGCGCACGAACTGGCGAAGGCGATCACGGAACTTCCCGGGCCGATCTACATTCATTGCCATCATGGAAAGCACCGCAGCCCAACGGCGGCCGCAGTCGCTTGTATCGAAGCCGGCTTCATGCCAGCGTCGGTCGCAGAATCAATCCTCAAGGCTGCAGGAACCGGGCAAAATTATCGCGGACTTTGGGACTCAGCCCGACGGGCCACTCGACTGACGCCCGAGTTCATTGCTCAATTGAAAGTCGATTTCGTCGACGTTGCCTCTGTACCTCCGTTCGCTCAGGCGATGGTCGAGATGGAACACACATTCGATCGCCTGAAACAGACCGCGGCCCACGATTGGAGGGCATCCGCAAAGTCACCAGATCTCGCCCCCTCTCACGAAGCACTGATCTTGAAAGAACAGTTCGCAGAAATGCGACGATTGCCCGCACTTCAAACTTATCCGACGCACTTCCAGCAGTATCTCGAGAAGTCCGAACAGTTCACCCAAACTCTGGAAGACGCGTTACGCGACAACTCGCCGAGTCGAGCCAACGCCGCAATGGCCGCAATCACGACAACGTGCATCGCCTGCCATCATGAGTACCGAGATGCCCCGAGAGCCAACGAACCAAAATGA